The Peribacillus simplex genome contains a region encoding:
- a CDS encoding aspartate aminotransferase family protein yields the protein MKERDYLIKPVLGQQYPVAASAKGIYIYDQDGKEYIDGSSGAVTVSIGHGVQEVIKEALAQAEKISFSYRSQFTNEPAEKLAEKLSQLAPGDLNWSFFVNSGSEATETAMKIAIQYWQEKGQPQKDRIISRWTSYHGITMGALSMSGHVLRRQRFASMLADYPSVSAPYTYRRPDHLTEEEWGLLCAHELEMEIRRIGEERVAAFIAEPIIGASGGAITPPANYYQKIKEICERCNVLFIADEVMTGIGRTGKMFAIEHWNVTPDFITLGKGMSSGYTPMAATLVSDKVMEPILNGSKSIIGGHTYSANPQSAAVALKVIKYVEKHQLVEKAEEQGTYLMSKLKTLLNSCEMIGDVRGKGLLIGMEFVADREKKNPYPPELNVTNRVIKQAFEKGLLVYPASGAINGMGDAIIISPPLVITKDEIDSLVDILEEAISEVQCELNMEGKVNATVQV from the coding sequence ATGAAGGAACGAGATTATTTAATTAAACCGGTATTAGGACAGCAATATCCAGTAGCTGCATCTGCAAAAGGCATATATATATATGATCAAGATGGTAAGGAATATATTGATGGGTCGTCTGGAGCTGTAACGGTAAGTATTGGACACGGTGTACAGGAGGTTATTAAAGAAGCCCTTGCACAGGCAGAAAAAATTTCATTTTCTTATAGATCACAATTTACCAATGAACCCGCTGAAAAACTAGCAGAAAAATTGAGTCAATTGGCTCCAGGAGATCTTAATTGGTCATTCTTTGTAAATAGTGGTTCAGAAGCGACCGAGACAGCGATGAAGATTGCTATACAATATTGGCAAGAAAAAGGACAACCACAAAAAGATCGCATTATATCTAGGTGGACTAGTTATCATGGCATTACAATGGGAGCATTATCCATGTCAGGACATGTATTAAGAAGACAGAGGTTTGCTTCGATGTTAGCTGATTATCCTTCAGTATCTGCCCCATACACTTATCGTCGACCTGATCATTTAACTGAAGAAGAATGGGGTCTTCTCTGTGCTCATGAACTTGAAATGGAGATTAGGCGTATTGGGGAAGAACGTGTTGCTGCATTTATTGCCGAGCCAATTATAGGTGCTTCTGGGGGGGCTATCACTCCACCAGCTAATTACTATCAAAAAATCAAGGAGATTTGTGAGCGTTGTAACGTCCTATTTATTGCAGATGAGGTAATGACCGGAATTGGCCGTACCGGGAAGATGTTTGCAATAGAACATTGGAACGTTACTCCGGACTTTATTACTCTAGGCAAAGGAATGAGTTCAGGGTATACCCCAATGGCAGCTACTCTAGTCAGTGATAAAGTTATGGAACCTATATTAAATGGATCTAAGTCTATTATAGGAGGCCATACTTATAGTGCTAATCCTCAATCTGCAGCAGTTGCACTAAAGGTTATTAAATACGTTGAGAAACATCAATTGGTAGAAAAGGCAGAAGAACAAGGTACATATCTTATGAGTAAATTGAAAACGCTTTTAAATTCTTGCGAAATGATTGGGGACGTAAGAGGAAAGGGCCTTTTAATTGGAATGGAGTTTGTAGCCGACCGTGAAAAGAAAAACCCTTATCCACCTGAATTAAATGTAACAAATAGGGTAATTAAACAAGCCTTTGAAAAAGGGTTACTTGTTTACCCAGCGTCAGGAGCTATTAATGGAATGGGGGATGCTATTATCATTTCGCCACCTTTGGTTATTACAAAAGATGAAATTGATAGTTTAGTAGATATTTTAGAAGAAGCAATTTCTGAAGTGCAATGTGAACTCAACATGGAGGGCAAGGTCAATGCTACTGTCCAAGTCTAA